In Stigmatella aurantiaca, one DNA window encodes the following:
- a CDS encoding response regulator codes for MLLLEDDVDVRDAVAGVLEDAGFRVATAANGREGLQVLAQDTSPCLIVLDLWMPILSGREFLAQLQAEPEKSSLPVVLMTASDSAPPSGVVECLRKPFGISQLVKTVEKHCLKVNRAA; via the coding sequence GTGTTGCTGTTGGAAGATGATGTGGATGTCCGGGATGCGGTAGCGGGCGTTCTGGAGGACGCCGGGTTCCGCGTGGCCACGGCCGCGAACGGCCGCGAGGGCCTTCAGGTGCTCGCACAGGACACCTCGCCCTGCCTCATCGTCCTGGACCTGTGGATGCCCATCCTGTCCGGGCGTGAGTTTCTCGCGCAGCTTCAGGCCGAGCCCGAGAAGTCCTCCCTGCCCGTCGTGCTGATGACCGCCAGCGACAGCGCGCCCCCGTCGGGCGTGGTGGAGTGCCTGCGCAAGCCTTTCGGGATTTCCCAGTTGGTGAAGACGGTGGAGAAGCACTGCCTCAAGGTGAACCGGGCCGCCTGA
- the hemB gene encoding porphobilinogen synthase, producing the protein MAYPIHRPRRLRRSAVLRDMVRETSLAPSDFIYPLFVVEGRDVRRPISSMPGIFNLSVEHAVAEAKQAKALGVPSIILFGIPDQKDGRATQAYARDGIVQRAIRAVKEAVPEMQVIADVCLCEYTDHGHCGVIDGGHVANDATLPLLAQMAVTCAQAGADIIAPSDMMDGRVLALRKAMDEVGQVDTPILSYAVKYASGFYGPFREAAQSAPQFGDRRGYQMDPGNAREALHELAQDLSEGADMVMVKPALSYLDIIHRVKERCDVPVAAYNVSGEYAMLKAAAQNGWVDGDRVMMEILTSIKRAGADLILTYHALEAAKLL; encoded by the coding sequence ATGGCTTATCCCATCCATCGCCCCCGCCGCCTGCGCCGCTCCGCCGTCCTCCGGGACATGGTGCGTGAGACGTCGCTGGCCCCCTCGGACTTCATCTACCCGCTCTTCGTCGTGGAGGGCCGGGACGTGCGGCGTCCCATCTCCTCCATGCCCGGCATCTTCAACCTCTCGGTGGAGCACGCCGTCGCCGAGGCGAAGCAGGCCAAGGCGCTGGGGGTTCCCTCCATCATCCTGTTCGGCATTCCGGACCAGAAGGATGGGCGCGCCACGCAGGCCTACGCCCGGGACGGCATCGTCCAGCGCGCCATCCGCGCCGTGAAGGAGGCCGTTCCCGAGATGCAGGTCATCGCGGACGTGTGCCTCTGCGAGTACACGGACCATGGCCACTGCGGCGTGATTGACGGGGGCCACGTGGCCAACGACGCGACGCTGCCCCTGCTGGCGCAGATGGCCGTCACCTGCGCCCAGGCCGGCGCGGACATCATCGCCCCCTCGGACATGATGGACGGGCGCGTGCTCGCCCTGCGCAAGGCGATGGACGAGGTGGGGCAGGTGGACACGCCCATCCTGTCGTATGCGGTCAAATATGCCTCCGGCTTTTACGGTCCCTTCCGGGAGGCGGCCCAGAGCGCGCCCCAGTTCGGCGACCGCCGCGGCTACCAGATGGACCCGGGCAACGCGCGCGAGGCCCTGCACGAGCTGGCGCAGGATCTCTCCGAGGGCGCCGACATGGTCATGGTCAAGCCCGCGCTGTCCTACCTGGACATCATCCACCGGGTGAAGGAGCGCTGCGATGTGCCCGTGGCCGCCTACAACGTCTCCGGCGAGTACGCCATGCTCAAGGCCGCCGCCCAGAACGGGTGGGTGGATGGCGATCGGGTGATGATGGAGATTCTCACCTCCATCAAGCGCGCCGGGGCGGACCTCATCCTGACCTACCACGCCCTGGAGGCCGCCAAGCTCCTGTAG
- a CDS encoding RDD family protein: MAAQRGTRVLRIVQEDEPVMGSPYPKASLWLRVGARLVDVAVAWGLAAVCGAAGSVVALLFLLLADGMIQGQSVGKRIFGVKVMHLPTRSAARHRDSTLRNAPLALIVLLGMMPLPLGQVAAAAGLVVIGGLEAWRVLRDPLGWRLGDRWAQTQVVDGKVVAGATVAPRTPVAHERAPGRLLSAAKVRRGRVLKKVRKGKPCASR, encoded by the coding sequence ATGGCGGCCCAGCGCGGCACGCGCGTGCTGCGCATCGTCCAGGAGGACGAGCCCGTCATGGGCTCGCCCTATCCCAAGGCCTCGCTGTGGCTGCGCGTGGGCGCGCGCCTGGTGGACGTGGCCGTGGCCTGGGGGCTGGCGGCCGTGTGCGGCGCGGCGGGCTCCGTGGTGGCGCTGCTCTTCCTGCTCCTGGCCGATGGGATGATTCAGGGCCAGAGCGTGGGCAAGCGCATCTTCGGGGTGAAGGTGATGCACCTGCCCACCCGGTCTGCGGCGCGCCACCGCGACAGCACCCTGCGCAATGCGCCGCTGGCGCTCATCGTGCTCCTGGGAATGATGCCCCTGCCGCTGGGCCAGGTGGCCGCAGCGGCGGGCCTGGTGGTCATCGGGGGGCTGGAGGCGTGGCGGGTCCTGAGGGATCCGCTGGGCTGGCGGCTGGGCGACAGGTGGGCCCAGACGCAGGTGGTGGACGGGAAAGTGGTGGCGGGGGCGACGGTGGCTCCTCGCACGCCGGTGGCGCATGAGCGCGCCCCGGGACGGTTGCTCTCCGCGGCCAAGGTGCGCCGCGGCCGTGTGCTGAAGAAAGTAAGAAAGGGAAAGCCGTGCGCATCGCGTTGA